A portion of the Streptomyces sp. NBC_01335 genome contains these proteins:
- the gnd gene encoding phosphogluconate dehydrogenase (NAD(+)-dependent, decarboxylating) — protein sequence MELGLVGLGKMGGNMRERIRRAGHTVIGYDRNPDVADVHSLEELVGKLKGPRVVWVMVPAGAATQSTIDELAELLQPGDIVVDGGNSRWTDDEKHAVELGIKGIGFVDCGVSGGVWGLENGYALMYGGKPEDVEKVQPIFDALKPEGEFGSVHAGKVGAGHFAKMVHNGIEYAMMQAYAEGWELLEKVDSVTDVREVFRSWQEGTVIRSWLLDLAVNALDDDEHLDGLRGYAADSGEGRWTVEAAIDNSVPLPAITASLFARFASRQDDSPQMKMIAALRNQFGGHAVENKK from the coding sequence ATGGAGCTCGGTCTCGTCGGCCTCGGCAAGATGGGCGGCAACATGCGCGAGCGCATCCGCCGCGCAGGCCACACCGTCATCGGTTACGACCGGAACCCGGACGTCGCCGATGTCCACAGCCTCGAAGAGCTTGTGGGCAAGCTGAAGGGCCCGCGTGTCGTCTGGGTCATGGTCCCGGCCGGCGCCGCCACCCAGTCCACCATCGACGAGCTGGCGGAGCTGCTCCAGCCCGGCGACATCGTCGTCGACGGCGGGAACAGCCGCTGGACCGACGACGAGAAGCACGCCGTCGAGCTGGGAATCAAGGGCATCGGCTTCGTCGACTGCGGCGTCTCCGGCGGTGTCTGGGGCCTGGAGAACGGCTACGCCCTGATGTACGGCGGCAAGCCCGAGGACGTCGAGAAGGTGCAGCCCATCTTCGACGCGCTGAAGCCGGAGGGCGAGTTCGGCTCCGTCCACGCGGGCAAGGTCGGCGCCGGCCACTTCGCGAAGATGGTCCACAACGGCATCGAGTACGCCATGATGCAGGCCTACGCCGAGGGCTGGGAGCTCCTGGAGAAGGTCGACTCCGTCACCGACGTGCGCGAGGTCTTCCGCTCCTGGCAGGAAGGCACCGTCATCCGTTCCTGGCTGCTCGACCTCGCGGTCAACGCCCTGGACGACGACGAGCACCTCGACGGCCTGCGCGGCTACGCCGCCGACTCGGGCGAGGGCCGCTGGACGGTCGAGGCCGCGATCGACAACTCGGTGCCGCTGCCCGCGATCACCGCGTCGCTCTTCGCGCGCTTCGCCTCGCGCCAGGACGACTCGCCGCAGATGAAGATGATCGCCGCGCTGCGCAACCAGTTCGGTGGCCACGCGGTGGAGAACAAGAAGTAG
- the recF gene encoding DNA replication/repair protein RecF (All proteins in this family for which functions are known are DNA-binding proteins that assist the filamentation of RecA onto DNA for the initiation of recombination or recombinational repair.) has product MHVTHLSLADFRSYARVEVPLDPGVTVFVGANGQGKTNLVEAVGYLATLGSHRVSSDAPLVRMGAERAVVRAAVTQGERSQLIELELNPGRANRARINRSSQVRPRDVVGILRTVLFAPEDLALVKGDPGERRRFLDELVTARSPRMAGVRSDYDRVLKQRNTLLKSAAMARRHGGRSMDMSTLDIWDQHLAQVGAELLAHRLDLIAVLQPLTDKAYGDVAPGGGPVGLEYRGSVGENPGRTREELYEQLLAALAGVRKQEVERGVTLVGPHRDDLLLGLRGMPAKGYASHGESWSFALALRLASYELLRAEGNEPVLVLDDVFAELDARRRERLAELVAPAEQVLVTAAVDDDVPGVLTGTRYSVAAGEVTRL; this is encoded by the coding sequence ATGCACGTCACGCATCTCTCGCTGGCCGACTTCCGCTCGTACGCCCGGGTCGAGGTACCTCTCGACCCGGGCGTCACCGTGTTCGTGGGGGCCAACGGGCAGGGCAAGACCAACCTCGTCGAGGCGGTCGGCTATCTCGCCACGCTCGGCAGTCACCGTGTCTCCTCGGACGCCCCGCTGGTGCGGATGGGTGCCGAGCGGGCCGTCGTCAGGGCCGCGGTGACCCAGGGCGAGCGCTCCCAGCTGATCGAGCTGGAGCTCAACCCCGGGCGCGCCAACCGCGCGCGCATCAACCGGTCCTCGCAGGTCAGACCGCGGGACGTGGTGGGCATCCTGCGGACCGTGCTGTTCGCCCCCGAGGATCTGGCCCTGGTCAAGGGAGATCCGGGTGAGCGGCGGCGCTTCCTCGACGAGCTGGTCACCGCCCGCTCCCCTCGGATGGCCGGGGTCCGGTCCGACTACGACCGGGTGCTCAAGCAGCGCAACACCTTGCTGAAGTCCGCCGCGATGGCCCGCCGCCACGGCGGCCGTTCCATGGACATGTCGACGCTCGACATCTGGGACCAGCACCTCGCCCAGGTCGGCGCCGAACTGCTGGCGCACCGGCTCGACCTGATCGCCGTGCTCCAGCCACTCACCGACAAGGCGTACGGCGACGTCGCCCCGGGCGGCGGTCCGGTGGGCCTGGAGTACCGCGGTTCGGTGGGCGAGAACCCGGGCCGGACCCGTGAGGAGCTGTACGAACAGCTGCTGGCCGCGCTCGCCGGCGTACGGAAGCAGGAGGTCGAGCGGGGGGTGACCCTCGTCGGCCCGCACCGGGACGACCTGCTGCTGGGCCTGCGCGGGATGCCCGCGAAGGGGTACGCGAGCCACGGGGAGTCCTGGTCGTTCGCGCTGGCGCTGCGGCTGGCCTCGTACGAGCTGCTGCGGGCCGAGGGCAACGAGCCGGTGCTGGTCCTCGACGACGTCTTCGCCGAGCTGGACGCGCGGCGCCGCGAGCGCCTCGCGGAGCTGGTGGCACCGGCCGAGCAGGTGCTGGTGACGGCAGCGGTCGACGACGACGTGCCGGGGGTGCTCACGGGCACCCGGTACTCGGTCGCGGCCGGTGAGGTGACCCGGCTGTGA
- a CDS encoding DUF721 domain-containing protein: MSESQDRAQGAFGDDAAKETAGGKASGGKAPEPSGVDLARVALRAAKEQAAARGAAAQQRKQARRGGGLRSGARTDGRDPLALGSAINRLITERGWETPAAVGGVMGRWPQIVGTDLAKHCVPLKYDEAPEARVLTVQCSSTAWATQLRLLAPQLVARLNADLGQGTVRMIKVLGPGGPQRSHGRLRAPGSTGPGDTYG; this comes from the coding sequence GTGAGCGAATCCCAAGACCGTGCGCAGGGCGCTTTCGGGGACGACGCCGCGAAGGAGACGGCCGGTGGCAAGGCGTCCGGCGGCAAGGCGCCCGAGCCCTCCGGGGTGGACCTGGCCCGGGTGGCGCTGCGGGCCGCGAAGGAGCAGGCCGCGGCGCGGGGCGCCGCCGCCCAGCAGCGTAAACAGGCCAGACGCGGTGGCGGCCTGCGTTCCGGGGCGCGGACCGACGGCCGGGACCCGCTGGCGCTCGGTTCGGCGATCAACCGGTTGATCACGGAGCGCGGCTGGGAGACGCCCGCCGCGGTGGGCGGTGTGATGGGCCGCTGGCCCCAGATCGTGGGCACGGATCTGGCCAAGCACTGTGTGCCGCTGAAGTACGACGAGGCCCCTGAGGCCCGGGTGCTGACCGTTCAGTGCAGTTCGACCGCGTGGGCGACGCAGCTGCGGCTGCTCGCGCCCCAGCTGGTGGCGCGGCTCAACGCCGATCTCGGGCAGGGCACGGTCCGCATGATCAAGGTGCTGGGGCCCGGTGGCCCGCAGCGCTCGCACGGGCGGCTGCGCGCGCCCGGTTCCACCGGTCCCGGCGACACGTACGGCTGA